The following proteins are encoded in a genomic region of Camarhynchus parvulus chromosome 4A, STF_HiC, whole genome shotgun sequence:
- the LOC115914905 gene encoding testis-specific serine/threonine-protein kinase 2-like, whose translation MDAVVLKKKGYSLGDTLGEGSYGKVKAAYSQRLKCKVAIKIIDKKKISQNVLEKFLPREMEALMKLHHPAIIETYEIFETSSGKVYIVMELGEKGSLLNYLSSQGAMEESTARYKFQQLASAIQHCHDLDFAHRDLKCDNILLDDCLNFKLSDFGFSKPLSRDGNGKTILSSTFCGSLAYSAPELLEHIPCDPRISDMWSLGIILYAMLFASQPFDSSNVREMLQVQKQQKIPFTKAKNLSTDCKNLIVHLLHPDVSQRLRIDEVLRHPWLQNSKLTRSLRSPSDPKTNGKKSPRKNKMENPIVRKCKEWRRKSDSLKDAFL comes from the coding sequence ATGGATGCTGTGGTGCTTAAAAAGAAGGGCTACAGCCTCGGTGATACTCTTGGAGAAGGCTCCTATGGCAAAGTGAAAGCTGCCTACAGCCAGCGCCTGAAATGCAAAGTGGCCATCAAGATCAttgacaagaagaaaatttctcaGAATGTCCTGGAAAAATTTCTCCCCAGGGAAATGGAGGCTTTGATGAAACTGCACCACCCCGCAATCATCGAAACTTATGAGATTTTTGAGACTTCCTCTGGGAAAGTGTACATCGTGATGGagctgggggagaaggggagcCTCCTGAACTACCTGAGCAGCCAGGGGGCGATGGAAGAGAGCACCGCTCGCTACAAGTTCCAGCAGCTGGCTTCTGCCATCCAGCATTGCCATGACTTGGACTTTGCCCACAGGGACCTGAAATGTGACAACATCCTTCTCGATGATTGTCTTAACTTTAAACTCTCAGATTTTGGTTTTTCAAAACCCCTGTCTCgagatggaaatggaaaaactaTTCTCAGCAGCACCTTCTGTGGGTCTCTTGCGTACTCAGCCCCCGAGCTGCTCGAGCATATTCCTTGTGACCCCAGGATTTCGGACATGTGGAGCCTGGGCATTATCCTGTATGCAATGCTTTTTGCTTCACAGCCATTTGACAGTTCCAACGTCAGGGAAATGCTCCAGGTTCAGAAACAACAGAAGATTCCCTTCACGAAGGCAAAAAATCTCTCTACAGACTGCAAGAACCTCATTGTCCACTTGCTCCACCCTGATGTGTCCCAGAGGCTGCGCATAGATGAAGTTTTGAGACATCCCTGGCTGCAGAACTCAAAACTCACGCGCAGCCTGCGATCCCCAAGCGACCCCAAAACCAATGGCAAGAAAAGTCCCAGAAAAAACAAGATGGAAAATCCTATTGTGCGTAAGTGTAAGGAGTGGAGGAGGAAATCAGATTCTCTTAAGGATGCTTTCCTTTAA